The nucleotide sequence ACTCATCTGTCTGATCGGTGGCGGCCACGTCCTGCTGGAAGGGGTACCCGGGCTGGGGAAAACGATGCTGGTTCGGACCTTGGCCGATGCTTTGCATCTCAAGTTCAACCGCGTTCAGTTTACCCCCGATCTGATGCCTGCGGATCTGCTGGGGACCAATGTCGTTCTGGAAACGCCTGACAAACAGAAGAAGTTTGAGTTCCAGCAGGGGCCAATCTTTACTAACGTCCTGCTAGCCGACGAAATCAATCGGGCTACGCCGAAAACCCAGTCTGCACTACTGGAAGCGATGCAGGAGCATACCGTCACGATTGCCGGGCAGACCTATAAACTGCCTGAACCGTTCTTTGTGCTGGCCACGCAGAACCCGTTAGAAATGGAAGGGACTTACCCCCTTCCTGAAGCACAGCTCGACCGGTTCTTCAGTAAGCTCATCGTCAAGTTCCCGGATCTGTCAGAACTTGAGACGATCCTGGACCGGACGACAGAAGCAAAAACTCCCCGCGCGGAACCCGTTCTTGTCGGCGAACGGATTCTTGCCATGAGTCAGTTGGCCAGACAGATTCCGATTGCCGACGATGTCCGCCGATATGGAATCTCGCTGATTCTGGCGACGCATCCCGATCATCATGCAGCACCCGAGGTCACCAGGCGATACGTTCGCTACGGCAGCAGTCCGCGTGGAGCCCAGGCCCTGATTCTTGCTGCAAAGATCCTCGCAATTCTCGATGGGCGCTATCATGTTGCGCGAGATGATATCAAGGCGGTCGCACTGAATGTGCTGCGCCACCGCATCATCCTCAACTTTGAGGGGCAGGCGGAAGGGGTCCAGACTGACACGGTCGTCCAGGGCATTCTGAAAAGCGTCGCAGGATAAGTCCTTACACTTAGGCTCTGAGTTGACGAGCACCCTATCCGGCTACTGTTGGCGGATCTGATTCCAGAACTTCGTTGGACTGCGTTTGCGTGTCTGGTACTCACGCAGATACTGCACGTATTCCGCATCGTGCGGTCGCGTTTCGCCATCGCGATGCGCGTAGACGGTCATGGCTTCAAACGGCAGTGGTTCCACGACGTCGCCATAAACCGTGTTCAAGTCGGCGTCCTTGTCCCAGCCTACGGAGTACAACACAAAGTCGCGAACCCACCCTGGGGGCAAGGGTTCGGCGGGTTCTGCGAAGGCAAGTTGAATCTCGTCCCCTGAACCGGTCACCACCAGCTTGTCATCGCGCTGTGTCAGCAGCGGCAGGACGTCGCCGAAGCGAGTAAAGTTGCCAAACATGGGGGGCCATGCTTCACCTTGAACCAGGTCATGATAGTCGAATTGATCGGGACCATTTCCGGTTGCTGGCCAGGAACGACGGGAGACCCCGCCACGGTCAGAGACGACAGCACGGACCAATTCCAGTTCCGTCTGCTTGAATGTCACCGTTGGGTCGTCAACAGTGAAGAAAACCGCGTCCCAGTAAATCTCCATGGTTGAAACGATCCGCAGGCGATGATCGTCGCCTGTGAACAATCCAGAAAGATCGACGGCGATCGTTTTTGTTTTCCCGCCCGGGAATCCCATGAAGGGCCTGACTTCCTGCCAGACACCCTGTGCGACTGGAACGTAGATCGCCGGAGGGCGAGGTCGTGGCCCCACTGGATTTTGGGAAAACTGGACGCTGAGTGACGTGCATCCCGGATACATCCATCCTGTCAGAAACAGGGTGATCTGCTGTTTGCTGTGGTCACTCGATTCGGGCATTGGACCGAGGTCAAGCTCTAGAAAGTGCTCTTCCGTCAGACCTTGAGCCAGCCGGTGCTCGAA is from Schlesneria sp. DSM 10557 and encodes:
- a CDS encoding AAA family ATPase encodes the protein MSTTAETQQLCDQFRSDFTKLRDEIGKVIVGNEDIIRGTLICLIGGGHVLLEGVPGLGKTMLVRTLADALHLKFNRVQFTPDLMPADLLGTNVVLETPDKQKKFEFQQGPIFTNVLLADEINRATPKTQSALLEAMQEHTVTIAGQTYKLPEPFFVLATQNPLEMEGTYPLPEAQLDRFFSKLIVKFPDLSELETILDRTTEAKTPRAEPVLVGERILAMSQLARQIPIADDVRRYGISLILATHPDHHAAPEVTRRYVRYGSSPRGAQALILAAKILAILDGRYHVARDDIKAVALNVLRHRIILNFEGQAEGVQTDTVVQGILKSVAG